In Rosa chinensis cultivar Old Blush chromosome 1, RchiOBHm-V2, whole genome shotgun sequence, a genomic segment contains:
- the LOC112169784 gene encoding LOW QUALITY PROTEIN: uncharacterized protein LOC112169784 (The sequence of the model RefSeq protein was modified relative to this genomic sequence to represent the inferred CDS: substituted 1 base at 1 genomic stop codon): protein MDKQQLKHFGHRHPLMLKEQYGGLPISCEACGDAVLGPHYSCNQCFDKFILHKSCAQLPREMLQHPLHSKHPLKLRTKISRGKWFECDACRAQSNAFSYRCRPCEFHLDVKCAFNSRNTDSIVHFSHKHVLSLSTENQSEEGPPLLCTGCLEQVLGPRYICEIPFERERSCSSIVLHQSCAKLSREIQHPMHHQHPLILNQNGARESHCDACGKDCSRRFNYSCFRCDFNLDLKCASEKGFKHFSHEHPLMFQKGGGDDKKKGYTGPLVVCDGCQNHILGPSYTCISTYRGLKCCFNLHKSCADLPLEIRHPVHRQHPLFLLNTIENIRVKKCSCNACNQPCRYRYSCSICDFNLDLNCASNWRKIIDTESHEHQFTVIPRKEMAQLHLICDVCGEYWSRAAYYFCSICQLWVHKECASFPRDTKIPEHQHRLKLTWSLEDIYPKDHVCKICSTIIDKCRTVYYCQECCGYVAHTTCMAVEYFQEEANKNRTGSIEDDDYESDDAAEIKHFSHXHRLVSNDHRQEVNKDDRIISCQGCIRPITEDFYSCTKQDEESCHFYLHKTCARLPERTLLPLLHQHQLILLARAPSIDGVFQCSICGIFHQGFVYSCEDQCALPTGKNPFYLDLECSIYWENRDLKHESHAHPLLLEKNWEDVCCRGCGSKIFFLFSCKRCNFHLCIACVRLPLTARHQYDKHPLKLTYESIEDELGEYYCEICEGKRYPAHWFYWCKECEFDCHPHCIIGRYPQVKLGSTYKHDAHVQHPVTLVSKWKSPIRGDKRDNILPCEKCGEPCQGLVFECRECNINFHRDGCCGTTLSESSRRSPQIEELS, encoded by the coding sequence ATGGATAAGCAGCAGCTTAAACACTTTGGTCACAGGCACCCATTGATGTTGAAGGAACAATATGGCGGTCTACCAATTTCATGTGAGGCATGTGGCGATGCAGTGCTAGGTCCTCACTACAGTTGCAACCAATGTTTCGACAAATTCATTCTCCATAAGTCATGTGCGCAGCTACCAAGGGAGATGCTTCAACACCCTTTGCACAGCAAGCACCCACTTAAACTTCGGACgaagatttcaagaggcaaatGGTTTGAATGTGATGCTTGTCGGGCACAATCCAATGCCTTCTCCTATAGATGTCGCCCATGTGAGTTCCACCTCGACGTCAAATGTGCTTTCAATTCCAGAAACACAGACAGTATAGTACATTTCAGTCACAAGCATGTATTGAGCTTGAGTACTGAAAATCAATCTGAAGAGGGACCACCACTCTTGTGTACTGGGTGCTTAGAACAAGTCCTTGGCCCTAGATACATTTGCGAAATTCCTTTCGAGAGGGAGAGAAGCTGCTCATCCATTGTTCTACATCAATCTTGTGCGAAGCTATCTCGTGAGATCCAGCACCCGATGCACCACCAACACCCACTTATTCTCAATCAAAATGGAGCACGAGAATCCCACTGTGATGCTTGTGGCAAAGATTGCAGCCGCAGATTCAATTACAGTTGTTTCCGATGTGACTTCAACCTCGACCTCAAATGTGCTTCCGAGAAAGGCTTCAAACATTTCAGTCACGAGCATCCATTAATGTTCCAGAAGGGGGGAGGAGACGACAAGAAGAAAGGATATACTGGTCCACTAGTTGTTTGCGATGGGTGCCAGAACCACATACTTGGCCCTAGTTACACTTGCATCAGTACATATCGCGGTCTTAAATGCTGTTTCAATCTCCACAAGTCATGTGCAGACTTACCCCTTGAGATTCGGCACCCAGTACACCGTCAACATCCGCTTTTTCTTCTCAATACAATTGAGAATATCAGAGTTAAAAAATGCTCATGTAATGCCTGCAACCAACCTTGCAGATATCGCTACAGCTGTTCCATATGCGATTTCAACCTTGACCTCAATTGTGCCTCCAATTGGCGAAAAATTATAGACACTGAATCTCATGAGCATCAGTTTACGGTGATCCCCAGGAAGGAAATGGCCCAGCTCCACCTTATATGTGACGTTTGTGGGGAGTACTGGAGTCGCGCTGCCTACTACTTCTGTAGCATCTGCCAGCTCTGGGTCCATAAGGAATGTGCTTCATTTCCACGCGACACCAAAATACCGGAGCACCAACACCGCCTCAAGCTAACCTGGTCCCTTGAAGACATTTACCCCAAGGACCACGTTTGTAAAATCTGCTCTACGATTATTGATAAGTGTCGTACTGTATATTATTGTCAGGAATGTTGCGGATATGTTGCCCACACTACATGCATGGCAGTTGAGTACTTCCAGGAGGAAGCAAACAAAAACAGAACCGGTAGTATTGAAGATGATGATTATGAGTCTGATGATGCTGCGGAGATCAAACACTTCAGTCATTAACATCGTTTAGTCTCTAATGATCATCGTCAGGAGGTTAATAAGGATGACAGAATAATTTCTTGTCAGGGTTGCATTCGACCCATCACTGAAGACTTCTACAGCTGTACTAAACAAGATGAAGAATCTTGCCATTTCTATCTCCACAAAACTTGTGCTCGATTGCCAGAAAGGACGCTTCTCCCTTTGCTTCACCAACACCAGTTAATACTCCTCGCTCGGGCGCCTTCTATTGACGGCGTGTTTCAATGTTCTATATGTGGTATCTTTCACCAAGGCTTTGTATACAGTTGTGAGGATCAATGTGCTTTGCCAACCGGAAAAAACCCTTTCTACCTTGACCTTGAGTGCAGCATTTATTGGGAGAACAGAGATCTTAAACATGAGTCTCATGCTCACCCCCTCCTCCTCGAAAAAAATTGGGAGGACGTCTGTTGCAGGGGTTGtggttcaaaaatatttttcttattCAGTTGTAAGAGATGCAATTTTCATCTTTGCATAGCCTGTGTTAGATTACCTCTTACTGCTAGGCACCAGTACGACAAGCATCCTCTAAAGCTCACCTATGAAAGTATTGAAGACGAGCTAGGTGAATACTACTGTGAGATATGTGAAGGAAAAAGGTATCCAGCACATTGGTTCTACTGGTGCAAAGAGTGCGAGTTTGACTGTCATCCTCATTGCATTATAGGGAGGTATCCTCAAGTTAAGTTGGGGAGCACTTACAAGCACGACGCTCATGTCCAACACCCCGTCACTCTTGTTAGCAAGTGGAAGAGCCCCATTCGAGGCGATAAGAGAGACAACATTCTTCCTTGTGAGAAGTGCGGTGAACCTTGCCAAGGATTAGTATTTGAATGCAGAGAGTGCAATATAAATTTCCATCGAGACGGATGTTGTGGAACTACACTTTCAGAAAGTTCTCGCAGGTCTCCTCAGATCGAAGAGCTAAGTTAA